The Deinococcus puniceus genome segment CAAGTACGGCTTCGAGCCTGACCCCAGCCGCAACTGGGAACACTGGATGTACTCGGCCTTCGCGCTGCTGAGCCTGTACGTGCTGGAAGTTTTGGTGCGCGGCAAATTGATAGAACACAAGACGGGCCTGCGCTTTTTGCCAGTGGTGACGCTGTTTTTGTACGGCGTGGCGTACATGGTGGGCCGCGTGGCGGTGTTGCCGGGGAGTACGCCGGGGACTTGAGAGATTGTTGCGTTGACGTGGAAACCCCCCAGTCTGCTCCGCATCCAGCCCCCCTTAAGGGGAGCGCAACAGCTTTTAGTCCTCTCCTCTAAGGAGGGGCATTGCGCTAGCAACGGGGGTTCGCCCTCCACCTCTAACCACACCCCCCACCGCCCCGGCCCCTCTCTCCTCACGCCCAGTCAGCTTCGGCTCACCCGCCGCTGAACTTGGCATGCTCAGCTAGGCAGCGATGGTACGCCGTGTCTGCTCTGTTGTTGTGTTGGCCCTGATGTTGGGTGGAGCCTTGGCCGCGCCCGCTACCGTAAAAGTAAAGTCTGGAGACACCCTCTTTAAGATTGCTACCCGTGGGGGCCTGAGCGTGGCCCGCCTCAAAACCCTGAACGGTCTGACCGGAGACACCATCCGGGTGGGCCAAGTCTTGCGCCTCAGCAGAACTGCCACGCCTGTGAGCCGCAGCTCGGTCAATATGGGTCAGGGCGTCTATACCGTCAAATCTGGCGACTTCCTGAGCAAGATTGCGGTGCGCTACGGGGTCAGCGTGGGAGCTTTGCAAGTCCTGAACGGCCTGCGCGGCAGTGTGATCACGCCGGGCCAGCGGTTGCGCCTGCCCACGCGGGGGACGGGCATCGGCTCTGCTCCTGTTGCCCGCCCTGCCCCCCGGCCCACCACAGAAGTCCGAATCGTGCATACCTACGTGCGCGTGGGCCTGCGCGACACCGCCGACAGCCTCGCCGCCCGCTACCGCACCACCCGCCCCGCCCTGATGAAGCTGAACCTTCTGAATGCCCGCACGCGCCTGATGCCGGGGCAAAAACTGCTGGTGCCTCAGCGGGTGCCCGTGCCGATTCCGCCCGCTGCACGCGGGGCCGCCGTGACCTATAAGCGCTTTAGGCCACTCAATATTCCGGTGCAAGTGTTCCGGGTCGACCTGCGTCACCGCGACGTGTTGGTGGCTCCGGTGTTGCCGCGTGCGGGCCTCGGCTACGGGGCGCGGGTGGGCACACTGGCCCAGCAAAGCGGAGCGCGAGCCGTCATCAACGGCAGTTATTTTCATCCCCAAACGTTTGCCCCTGCCGGAGACCTCGTGATGCAGGGCCGCCTGCTGACGTGGGGCCGCATTCCCGCCGCCCTAGCGATTACGCCCGACAACCGCGCCGCCTTTGCCGTGACCACCACCGGACTGCTGGGCCGCCCACTGGACGCTACATGGAACGGCATGGAAACCGTGATCGCCACCGGGCCGCGCATCTTGTTGGGGGGCCGAGTCCAAACGCGCTACAACACGGCCTTCCGCGATCCTGCTCTGTTTGGCCGCGCCGCCCGCAGTGCTGTGGGCCTCAGCAGCAACCGCGACCTCGTGTTCGTATCAACGCATTCTCGCCTGACCACCACCGAAATGGGCAAAGTCATGGCCCGCCTCGGTGTGCGCGACGCCCTGCTGCTCGACGGCGGCAGCAGTACGGGCGTGGCCTGGAACGGCGCGGCGATTATAGACAGCACGCGCAAAGTCAGCTACGGCATCGGCATATTTACCGATTACACGGGCAGACGTTATGCCAGATAACACTGCGCGAGAGAGGTCATCACGTAACATGTCCAGATGATCTCGCCCGTTTTCTCTCCCCCGGTGCAGCCATGAGGCCCGAACAAGTCCAGTCCCAACTCCTGCGCGTCCTCAGCGACGCTATTGCCCAATTGCGTGACCCGCGTGTGCCCATGATCGTGACCGTAGAGCGCGTGGCCGTCACGTCCGATTACGGCATTGCCCGCATTTACGTCAGTTCTATGAACGCCGATATGAACGGCCTACTGGACGCCCTGAACCACGCACGCGGCCATCTTCAGCGGGAAGTGACGGCGCAGGTGAAGCTGAGGCGAACGCCGGTGCTGGAATTTCATTCGGCAGCCGATGTGCCGCTTTGACGGTGAATGGAATGAGCGATTCCAGTTCTATTCAAACAGCCAGTATCCAAACAGAAATTCGCGTGCGCTACGCCGAAACCGATGCGATGGCGGTGGCCCATCATGCCAATTACCCCATCTGGTTCGAGGTAGGCCGCACCGACCTGATGCACGCGCTGGGGTTGCCCTACGCCGAGGTGGAAGCACGCGGTTACTTTCTGATGCTGAGCGGCCTGAACGTGCAGTACCGCCGCGCCGCCCGCTACGATGACCGCCTGACCCTGACCACCCGCGTCTCGGAAATTCGCAGCCGCACCCTGAAATTTACCTACGAACTGCACCGCGCGAACCCGGACGGCCCCGCCGACTTGATCGCCACTGGAGAAACCCAGCACATCGCCACCGACAAGACCTACCGCCCAGCACGCTTACCGGATGAGGTGCTGAGGCTGCTGCGAGGGGAATAAGAGGCGGCAGCAGCCA includes the following:
- a CDS encoding LysM peptidoglycan-binding domain-containing protein; this translates as MLALMLGGALAAPATVKVKSGDTLFKIATRGGLSVARLKTLNGLTGDTIRVGQVLRLSRTATPVSRSSVNMGQGVYTVKSGDFLSKIAVRYGVSVGALQVLNGLRGSVITPGQRLRLPTRGTGIGSAPVARPAPRPTTEVRIVHTYVRVGLRDTADSLAARYRTTRPALMKLNLLNARTRLMPGQKLLVPQRVPVPIPPAARGAAVTYKRFRPLNIPVQVFRVDLRHRDVLVAPVLPRAGLGYGARVGTLAQQSGARAVINGSYFHPQTFAPAGDLVMQGRLLTWGRIPAALAITPDNRAAFAVTTTGLLGRPLDATWNGMETVIATGPRILLGGRVQTRYNTAFRDPALFGRAARSAVGLSSNRDLVFVSTHSRLTTTEMGKVMARLGVRDALLLDGGSSTGVAWNGAAIIDSTRKVSYGIGIFTDYTGRRYAR
- the rbfA gene encoding 30S ribosome-binding factor RbfA; its protein translation is MRPEQVQSQLLRVLSDAIAQLRDPRVPMIVTVERVAVTSDYGIARIYVSSMNADMNGLLDALNHARGHLQREVTAQVKLRRTPVLEFHSAADVPL
- a CDS encoding acyl-CoA thioesterase codes for the protein MSDSSSIQTASIQTEIRVRYAETDAMAVAHHANYPIWFEVGRTDLMHALGLPYAEVEARGYFLMLSGLNVQYRRAARYDDRLTLTTRVSEIRSRTLKFTYELHRANPDGPADLIATGETQHIATDKTYRPARLPDEVLRLLRGE